Proteins from a genomic interval of Nocardioidaceae bacterium:
- a CDS encoding DUF1998 domain-containing protein has protein sequence MATSDKPRARQSQLVTTYGVGSLFPAGDQSFIICGTEDWDDRFAAAVEEPRLAKSLGVHTFRSPPTGRRAGDIPVVRFPTFAYCPDCRRLARFWEFNARKMRCEDCERDLTPSRFVACCEAGHIEDFPYFQWVHTGGHASEGKHALRLVTRGASSSLSDIEIKCSCGLSRSLAGSFSSAALVGVRSCKGKRPWLPGAPDEQCDKRLRVLQRGSSNVWFAAVRSALSIPPWSGPAHRLVSRNWDLLKNAAGPDLEGRLSELAAGSKGVTVAELREVVERRLGLHSSAGGDFSEQKLRTQEYEALSKGNDAGSRDNFQCEPKAVGSRLSGVVAQVSAVNRLREVRALQGFSRVTPKTGETPDSPLAPLSAQPVGWLPATEVLGEGVFVRLDEAFVERWESDPEVVSRHASLEQSMKQRAEEYEAGNAGETPSPRFVAVHSLAHALLQELSLEAGYPVGSLRERIYADTGQAGILIYTASSDAAGSLGGLAALARTEVLERMVVAAVRRAAWCSNDPVCREAGPSGSDGLNLAACHACMLLPETSCEHRNIFLDRAALVGTHEESPAPLMATLEKED, from the coding sequence ATGGCGACGAGTGACAAGCCGAGAGCGCGACAGTCGCAACTGGTCACGACGTACGGCGTAGGGTCTCTCTTCCCTGCGGGTGACCAGAGCTTCATCATCTGCGGCACCGAGGACTGGGACGACCGCTTCGCCGCCGCCGTCGAGGAACCGAGGTTGGCGAAGTCGCTCGGCGTCCACACTTTCCGCTCGCCGCCTACTGGAAGGCGGGCAGGGGACATCCCGGTCGTCCGGTTCCCGACCTTCGCCTACTGCCCAGACTGTCGACGACTGGCGCGGTTCTGGGAGTTCAACGCGCGGAAGATGCGCTGCGAGGACTGCGAGCGGGACCTGACCCCGTCTCGTTTCGTAGCGTGTTGCGAAGCAGGGCACATCGAGGACTTTCCGTACTTCCAGTGGGTCCACACCGGAGGGCACGCATCCGAGGGCAAGCACGCGTTGCGACTCGTCACCCGGGGCGCTTCCTCATCACTGTCGGACATCGAGATCAAGTGCTCGTGCGGCCTTTCGAGGTCCCTGGCCGGCTCGTTCTCCAGTGCCGCCCTGGTCGGTGTGCGGTCCTGCAAGGGAAAGCGGCCCTGGCTCCCGGGGGCACCCGACGAGCAGTGCGACAAGCGTCTGCGTGTCCTTCAGAGAGGTTCGTCGAACGTCTGGTTCGCCGCCGTTCGTTCGGCGCTTTCCATCCCGCCATGGTCCGGTCCGGCGCACCGGCTGGTGTCCCGCAACTGGGATCTACTTAAGAACGCCGCGGGGCCCGACCTCGAGGGACGCCTCTCAGAGCTGGCCGCCGGCAGCAAAGGCGTCACGGTGGCCGAGCTCCGCGAGGTCGTCGAGCGGCGATTGGGGCTCCACTCCAGTGCCGGGGGGGACTTCAGCGAGCAGAAGCTGCGAACCCAGGAGTACGAGGCGCTCAGCAAGGGCAACGACGCGGGTTCGCGAGACAACTTCCAGTGCGAACCGAAAGCGGTCGGGTCGCGACTGTCGGGCGTGGTAGCGCAGGTCAGCGCGGTCAACCGGCTGCGCGAGGTGCGCGCTCTGCAAGGCTTCTCACGCGTCACCCCGAAGACCGGTGAGACACCCGACTCACCTCTGGCGCCTCTCAGCGCGCAACCCGTCGGCTGGCTGCCGGCGACCGAGGTACTGGGGGAGGGGGTCTTCGTGCGGTTGGACGAGGCGTTCGTCGAGCGGTGGGAGTCCGACCCTGAGGTCGTCAGTCGTCATGCGTCCCTCGAGCAGTCGATGAAGCAGCGAGCCGAGGAGTACGAAGCCGGTAATGCCGGCGAGACCCCGTCTCCGCGTTTCGTCGCCGTCCACTCGCTGGCGCACGCTCTCTTGCAGGAGCTCAGCCTGGAAGCCGGCTACCCGGTCGGCTCCTTACGGGAACGCATCTACGCGGACACCGGACAGGCCGGCATCCTCATCTACACCGCGTCGTCCGACGCGGCCGGCAGCCTGGGTGGTCTCGCGGCGCTGGCCCGCACGGAGGTGCTCGAGCGGATGGTGGTGGCCGCGGTGCGACGCGCCGCCTGGTGCTCGAACGATCCGGTATGCCGCGAGGCAGGACCGTCCGGGAGCGACGGCCTCAATCTCGCCGCCTGTCATGCCTGCATGCTGCTGCCGGAGACCAGCTGCGAGCACCGCAACATCTTCCTCGACCGAGCCGCCCTAGTGGGTACGCACGAAGAATCGCCGGCGCCGCTGATGGCGACCCTGGAGAAGGAGGACTGA
- a CDS encoding PD-(D/E)XK nuclease family protein, with the protein MSSPYVVTYGDELAELEFEPEREFEVLLPEENVLITGAIDVVRRDSPPRISIVDLKSGEAVSDNHDALDEEEMRLQVSTDAIAAKQELEYEPESGLVRYLAEPDPDRRELTVPLSDDVIAESREQVAGLAGDIQRRDYCEALRRTAAKSERVAAPRATSGLCARCPTRTDRWSSVLLLQGRHQRRRRFFVRTH; encoded by the coding sequence GTGTCGTCGCCCTACGTCGTGACGTACGGCGACGAGCTCGCCGAACTGGAGTTCGAGCCCGAGCGTGAGTTCGAAGTCTTGTTGCCCGAGGAGAACGTGCTCATCACGGGGGCGATCGACGTCGTACGACGCGACAGTCCCCCGCGGATCTCGATCGTCGATCTCAAGTCCGGAGAAGCGGTGAGCGACAACCACGACGCGCTCGACGAGGAAGAGATGCGACTCCAGGTCTCCACCGACGCGATCGCCGCAAAGCAGGAGCTGGAGTACGAGCCCGAGTCGGGCCTGGTGCGTTACCTCGCCGAGCCTGATCCCGACCGGCGCGAGTTGACGGTGCCACTGTCGGACGACGTGATCGCAGAGAGCCGCGAGCAGGTGGCGGGTCTAGCTGGCGACATCCAGCGACGCGACTATTGCGAGGCCCTTCGGCGCACAGCAGCGAAGAGCGAACGCGTCGCTGCACCTCGTGCGACTTCCGGCCTCTGTGCTCGCTGCCCCACCAGAACTGATCGCTGGTCGTCAGTCCTCCTTCTCCAGGGTCGCCATCAGCGGCGCCGGCGATTCTTCGTGCGTACCCACTAG